From a single Oncorhynchus nerka isolate Pitt River linkage group LG11, Oner_Uvic_2.0, whole genome shotgun sequence genomic region:
- the LOC115124882 gene encoding zona pellucida-like domain-containing protein 1, translating into MKLLSFVLFAMMGAKNSQLQLIDCGTNLRRPQYTDISVTCGTKSIGLAILICPAMYTGYNESLLILNHVMNGPACKGTLDQSVIPPVVRFEFPLNTTHSCGSLFRTTSAAGTGIFSDFSNLQTVNISGVVRSHDPTTGPVTYNTELKYYYSCAYPLEYLTNNTQIDTSASSIAVKDNNGTFISTLSLNLFSDDNYISPLIIPKQGLELRTEIYTRVQATNLTSHYHVFLDQCYASISPQPDSDNSTVFNLFVPCNVDPLTVIKENGESQRACFSFPAFRFMEQPNEMMSTYFLHCITRLCEESTCSTLKQCTNRRRRNALPEIVDGVTGYTTISSTPITIRAERLVAIKEQETASNNSDSSTGLGVAVGFLAFVCIFVIIMAAVFYRTVKPLKRGLTAPP; encoded by the coding sequence atgaaacttCTCAGCTTTGTACTTTTTGCCATGATGGGCGCAAAGAACAGTCAACTACAATTAATTGACTGTGGAACAAACTTAAGACGGCCACAATACACTGACATCTCGGTAACTTGTGGAACCAAATCTATTGGCCTGGCTATCCTCATCTGCCCAGCCATGTACACTGGCTACAACGAGTCCCTGCTTATCCTCAACCACGTCATGAATGGCCCAGCCTGCAAGGGAACCTTAGATCAAAGTGTGATTCCACCTGTCGTGAGGTTTGAATTCCCCCTCAACACAACCCATTCCTGTGGCAGCCTCTTCAGGACAACCAGCGCCGCAGGCACAGGAATATTCTCTGACTTCTCCAACCTCCAGACAGTCAACATCAGCGGGGTGGTCCGATCACATGATCCCACCACAGGGCCAGTCACTTACAACACTGAGTTGAAGTATTATTACTCCTGCGCCTATCCCTTAGAGTACCTGACCAACAACACCCAGATTGATACGTCTGCATCTTCCATTGCGGTTAAGGACAACAATGGTACTTTCATCAGCACTTTGAGTCTTAATCTTTTCAGCGATGACAACTACATTTCGCCCTTAATTATTCCGAAACAGGGTCTTGAGCTGAGGACCGAAATCTACACTCGAGTCCAAGCCACCAACCTGACCTCCCATTACCACGTGTTCCTGGACCAATGCTACGCCTCCATTTCTCCACAACCCGACAGTGACAACTCCACTGTCTTCAACCTGTTTGTCCCTTGCAACGTCGACCCGTTGACCGTCATCAAAGAGAACGGAGAGAGTCAACGTGCCTGCTTCTCCTTCCCGGCCTTCCGCTTCATGGAGCAACCAAATGAGATGATGTCCACCTACTTCCTGCACTGCATCACCCGTCTCTGTGAGGAGAGCACCTGCAGTACTCTTAAACAATGTACCAACCGGAGGAGAAGGAATGCTCTTCCCGAAATTGTAGACGGAGTGACAGGGTACACAACCATTAGCTCTACTCCTATCACCATCAGAGCAGAAAGACTTGTGGCAATAAAAGAACAGGAGACTGCCAGCAACAACTCAGACAGTTCTACAGGACTTGGTGTGGCAGTGGGCTTTCTGGCATTCGTCTGCATTTTTGTCATTATAATGGCAGCAGTCTTCTACAGGACAGTCAAACCATTAAAAAGGGGGTTGACTGCTCCACCTTGA